Genomic window (Staphylococcus debuckii):
ACTTAACCGTGGTCCTCGCCGTGTCAGCCCATTCTTTGTACCAATGTTGATTCCAGATATGGCAACAGGTCAAGTATCTATTGATTTAGGTGCTAAAGGCCCTAACGGCTCAACAGTAACTGCTTGCGCAACAGGTACCAATTCAATTGGTGAAGCATTTAAAATCATTCAACGCGGTGATGCTGATGCTATGATTACAGGCGGCAGTGAAGCACCTATTACACATATGGCAATCGCAGGTTTCAGTGCAAGCCGTGCCTTGTCTACAAACGATGACAAAGAAACAGCTTGCCGTCCATTCCAAGAAGGCCGTGACGGCTTCGTTATGGGCGAAGGTGCAGGCGTATTAGTGATTGAATCATTAGAATCTGCTCAAGCACGTGGTGCAGAAATTTATGCGGAAATTGTAGGTTATGGTTCAACAGGTGACGCTTACCATATTACTGCTCCAGCTCCTGAAGGCGAAGGTGGTTCTCGCGCAATGCAAGCAGCTATGGATGATGCAGGTATTCAACCTAAAGATGTCCAATATTTAAATGCTCATGGTACAAGTACGCCAGTGGGTGACTTAAATGAAGTATTGGCAATTAAAAATACTTTCGGCGATGCTGCAAACAGCTTGAAAGTCAGCTCAACTAAATCAATGACAGGTCATTTATTAGGGGCTACAGGTGGTTTAGAAGCTATCTTCTCAGCACTTTCAATTCGCGACAGCAAAGTTGCACCGACAATTCATGCGGTAACTCCAGATCCAGAATGCGATTTAGATTTTGTACCGAATGAAGCTCAAGATTTAGATATTACTTATGCAATGAGTAACAGTCTTGGATTTGGCGGACATAATGCAGTTCTTGTATTGAAAAAATTTGCAGACTAAACGTATTATTAAATGAATGAAAAGCATTTGAAGCGATAAATCGAATCGTTTCAAATGCTTTTTTTATTTTTAGATTTTTAGCAAGTGTTAGAAGTATAAATACTTAACTTAGAATAAAAGTATTATTTTAGGGATAATTGTATATAATGAAGTTAACTGTTTTTTTAAATTTTACTGCAACTTATTAAAATAATATGTACAAATTAATTATCAGAGGAGGGTGAAAAGCATGCGACAATTTAATCAACTTTCCAGAACATTAAAAGCTAGAATGCTCTGCGACTTTTTGTTAACCCTCTCTAGTACTGCGATTTTACCATTCATGGCGCTTTACTTGACTACAATGATTAATGCAGTTTTTACTGGTATTTTCTTAATGACGACTATAATTGTCGGATTTATTGTGTCTTTTATCGGAGGTTATGTTTCTGATCACTTTGAGCGCAAAAGAGTAATCAGTTTTGTCCACGGTATTTATACATTTTGTTTAGTTGTACTGATAATTACAGTGAATATGCATGACATCGGTTTAATCTTATTTTGCACTACCTTCTTCATCTTTACTATTACCAATTCTTTCAAAATGCCTATTCTAGAGGCAGCAGTTATGGATGCCATTCATCCAGCAAAGCGCGAGTTCATATATCGTTTTTTCTATTGGATGAATAACATCGCGACTGCAATCGGCATGTTAATCGGTGCAGCGTTATATGCTGAACATCGTCACGTGCTATTTGGGCTTTTTCTCGTTGCGAACTTGATCAGTTGGTACGCCTTTGTATTCATCTATGATGTGCATCAGAAATTTGCGAATCATGATTCTTTAGATTCTGTGGTGAAAAAGTTTGTGCGCGGTTACGTTCAAGTCTTTAAAGATAAATCTTATAGCATTTTGGTTTTGGCATTCAGTTTGGTCTTCATGGCTGAAGCAAGCCTCGATACTTATGTCGTTGTTCGTCTGCAAAAGACATTTGAGCCGCTTTCTTTTTTAGGAATTGAAATTGATGGCGTGCGTATTTTTACTTCGATTATGATTGTCAATACAATCACTGTGGTATTCTTAACATTTTATATTAATCGCTTAGTAGAAAGCTATTCGAAGAAAGTGATATTTCTAATCGGAATGATTTGTTATACGTTTGGTTATGGCATGATAACTTCTGCTAATACATTCTTATTAATTATAGTGTTTGCATTTATCGCAACTATTGGAGAAATTATCTATTCTCCGATTTATAATGCTGAAAGGTTTGCATTAACACCTGAGGATGCGAGAGGTGTATACAGTTCAATCAGTTCATTGGGTTTTACAACTTCAAAAATACTCGCCCAATTAGGTTTGGTGATTGGAGCATTTCTGACCCCATGGATGATGTCTATTTATACTGGTTTGATAGTTTTAATCGGATTCATCTTAATGTATTTAGTATTGTTTAAAACATCCAAAGTACCAGAAAACCAAAAATAAAAAGTTAAAACGGCGACGTGAGGTTGCCGTTTTTTAAAAAGTCAATATTGCACATAAACATAAAAATATGAAAAGTGCATTTATAATTGTTATCCGCTTTGCCCAAGCTTCTACTAAATAGAAATCTCTCTTTGCTTGTTTAGGATTCATAAATTCATCATCTTTCCAGGCTTTTTGATGCTTCTTACCAGCCATCTGATAGCGAATACGTCTAAAACCATAGCTGGTCGCATCAAAGACGCCATCTTGAACTAAGATAACTACAAACCCCGCAATAAATAAGACCATACTGACGATAAATAAAATGTCTATATAATTTGGCCATGTATGTGCCTTGAATCCCCAAATTATTAAACTTACTAAAGGTGCAAATAACACCCAAATTAACCATTGTATATATTTATTCATTTTTTAACCCCAATCAGTAAAATTATATTCCGTCCCAACTATTAATGATAACTATAAATAATTTTTCATAGAAATTCAAAAAGATTTAAAAGTTGCCAATCCCTTGTTAATCCTAAGTTTATTATACATGTTTTACGGAACTTTTTGTTGCAAGATTTAAATTATTCAAAAAATTATGTTGATTTAGAATGCAAACTATCGATATAATAATATTAAAATATTTCTGAATAATTAGAAGGGAATGTTTATTTTGGACTTATAAGGGGGATTGTCAATGCTTAGATATGTACTCAAACGTTTTGGATACATGTTGATTTCTTTGTTCATCATTATGACTATCACTTTCTTCTTAATGAAATTGATGCCAGGTTCACCATTTAATGATGCAAAGTTAAGTGCTGATCAAAAGGAAATTTTAAATGAGACATACGGTTTAAATGATCCAGTCATCGTGCAGTACTTACATTATCTGAAAAACGTAGTTACAGGAGATTTCGGAGTATCGTTCCAATATCATAACCAACCTGTTTGGGATTTAATACAGCCTAGATTAGGACCTTCCATGGAAATGGGATTAACGGCGATGGTTATCGGTATAATTTTAGGATTGATTTTGGGGGTAGCAGCTGCAACGAAACAAAACACATGGGTGGATTACTCATCTACAGTAATTTCAGTTATTGCTGTATCAGTTCCATCATTCGTATTAGCAGTATTGTTACAATATGTATTTTCAGTAAGATTAAGATGGTTCCCAGTAGCAGGTTGGGAAGGCATTTCTACAGCCGTCTTACCATCTCTAGCACTTTCAGCGGGCGTACTTGCAACTGTTGCACGATACATACGAGCGGAAATGATTGAAGTGCTGAGTTCGGATTATATCTTATTAGCAAGAGCCAAAGGGAATTCTATGATGCGTGTGCTTTTCGGTCATGCACTAAGAAATGCTTTAATTCCAGTTATTACAATTATCGTTCCGATGTTAGCAGGTATTTTAACAGGGACACTAACAATCGAGAACATCTTCGGGGTACCAGGACTAGGGGATCAATTCGTAAGATCCATTCAAACGAATGACTTCTCTGTCATTATGGCCACTACACTTTTATTCAGTACGTTATTTATTGTATCGATTTTCATTGTAGATATTCTGTATGGAATTATCGATCCGCGTATTAGAGTGCAAGGAGGTAAGAAATAATGGCAGAAAATAGAGAACACTTGCATGGAGATTACTCCAATGCAGCATTAACACATACTACAGATGGAGAAAATGCACCAGATTTCTTACTTGTAGAACAAGATATTGAAAGAGAACCTGAAATTCAACGCGAAAGTAAAAACTTCTGGCAAGATGCATGGAGTCAATTAAGACGAAATAAATTAGCGGTCATCGGTATGATTGGCTTGATTTTAATCATTATTATGGCATTAATTGGTCCTTTGATGAGTAGCCATGATTATGCAGAACAAGACGTTAACCGACGTAATTTACCAGCTAAAATTCCAGTATTGGATAAGGTTCCCTTCTTGCCATTTGATGGGCAAGGGGCAGATGGAACCAATGCTTATAAAGATGCTGGCGTCAAAGAGAACTTCTGGTTCGGTACAGACCAATTAGGACGTGATTTATGGTCACGTACTTGGCAAGGGGCGCAAGTTTCACTCTTTATCGGGGTTGTAGCAGCTGCACTAGATATTTTTATCGGTGTAGTGTACGGAGCAATATCCGGATTCTTTGGAGGACGGATAGATGATATAATGCAACGAATTATTGAAATTATTGCTTCTATTCCAAACTTAATCGTTGTAATCTTATTCGTATTGATTTTCGAACCTTCTATTTGGACAATTATTCTTGCCATGGCCATTACCGGATGGATTGGGATGAGCCGTGTAGTGCGTGGAGAATTCTTGAAATTAAAAGGACAGGAATTTGTCTTAGCATCTAGAACATTAGGGGCTTCAAAATCAAAATTAATCTTCAGACACATTTTGCCGAATACATTAGGAGCGATTGTTGTAACTTCAATGTTTACAGTACCAAGTGCGATTTTCTTCGAAGCTTTCTTAAGTTTCATCGGTATCGGGGTGCCTGCACCAAAAACATCGCTTGGCTCGTTAGTCAATGATGGACGCGCCATGTTATTAATTCATCCACATGAATTATTTATTCCGGCATTAATTTTAAGCTTATTAATCTTATTCTTCTACTTGTTCAGTGATGGATTGCGTGATGCATTCGATCCGAAAATGCGTAAATAAGGGAGGCAGTTCATATGGCAGAAAGAATATTAGAAGTAAACGACTTGCATGTCTCCTTTGATATCGACGCAGGAGAAGTGCAAGCAGTCAGAGGCGTAGATTTTTATTTAAACAAAGGGGAAACTTTAGCGATTGTAGGAGAATCTGGTTCTGGTAAATCAGTGACTACAAAAGCATTAACAAAGTTGTTCCAAGGTGATGTCGGCCGCATTAAAAAGGGCAGAATCGACTTTTTAGGAGAAGATTTAGTTAACAAGCCGGAAAAAGAGCTGATTAAACTAAGAGGAAAAGACATTTCTATGATTTTCCAAGACCCGATGACTTCTTTGAATCCTACAATGCAAATTGGCAAGCAAGTTATGGAACCTTTGATGAAACACCGAGGATTTAATAAAACGCAAGCTAAGAAGAGAGCGCTGGAAATCTTAGATATGGTGGGACTTCCTAATGCTAAAGAGCGTTTTAAAGCTTATCCTCACCAATTCTCAGGAGGACAAAGACAGCGTATTGTTATCGCAACTGCTTTAGCTTGCGAACCTAAAGTACTCATTGCGGACGAGCCGACAACCGCATTAGACGTAACAATGCAGGCTCAAATTCTAGATTTGATGAAAGAATTGCAAAAGAAAATCGATACGGCCATTATCTTTATCACACATGATTTAGGGGTTGTTGCCAATATAGCGGACAGAGTTGCAGTGATGTATGGTGGTCAAATGGTAGAAACAGGAGATGTAGATGAAATCTTCTACGACCCACAACATCCATATACTTGGGGATTATTATCTTCTATGCCTGACTTAGAAACTGGTACTGAAACAGAACTAGTGGCTATTCCAGGTACACCACCTGACTTATTACATCCACCTAAAGGGGATGCGTTTGCAGCCAGAAGCCAATATGCTTTAGGTATCGATTTTAAAGAAGCGCCGCCATGGTTCCAAGTTTCACCGACGCATTTTGTAAAATCATGGCTGTTGGATGAACGTTCTCCTAAAGTACAACCGCCAGAATTGGTGGTTAAACGTCAAAGAGCAATGCCGAATAAATTTGAGCACGCTGAACGTGTAGAAAGGGTGGCGTTCAATGAAGGATAATCAAAATAAAGATTTTAAAGAAACAAGCGGAGCATTAGAAAAGCAAGATAAAATTGACAAAGAACAAGCAGAAATAAAAGAACAACGCCAACCAGCTGAAGATAAAGAAGTATTAGTTCAAGTTAAAAATCTAAAGCAATACTTTAATGTTGGAAAACGTAACGAAGTCCGTGCCATTGAAAATATTTCGTTTGATATTTATAAAGGGGAAACATTCGGTTTAGTGGGAGAATCTGGTTGCGGTAAATCCACAACAGGAAAAGCACTGATTAAATTAAATGATGCAACAAGCGGAGAAGTGTATTACGAAGGGGTTAATATTCAAGATATTAAAAACCGTAAAGACATGTTGAAATTCAATAAGAAAATTCAAATGATTTTCCAAGATCCATATGCTTCGCTTAATCCGAGATTGAAAGTTATGGATATTATCGCTGAAGGTATTGATATTCATAAATTAGCGAAGAATACTAAAGATCGTAAGAAGCGAGTGTATGATTTATTAGAGACAGTTGGATTGAATAAAGAACATGCTAACCGTTATCCCCATGAATTCTCAGGTGGGCAAAGACAACGTATCGGTATTGCCCGAGCGTTGGCAGTTGAACCAGAATTCATCATTGCTGACGAACCGATTTCAGCATTGGATGTCTCTATTCAAGCGCAAGTTGTCAACTTATTGTTGAAATTGCAACAGGAAAAAAATATTACATTCCTGTTCATTGCGCATGACTTATCGATGGTGAAATATATTTCCGACCGTATTGCTGTAATGCATTTCGGTAAAATTGTAGAGATCGGTTCAGCGGAGGAAATTTATAATCATCCTTTACATCCTTATACACAATCTTTGTTATCAGCAGTACCACAGCCTGATCCAGAAAGTGAGCGTACAAGAACACGTATTACTTATAAAGAAAATGCAGAAGAAAATCCGAATCGCTCTCTGCAAGAAATCAAACCTGATCATTATGTTTTTGTGACGGATCAAGAAGCGGAAGAATTGAAACAAAGATTAGAACAAACGGTGTAAAGGGGGAGAAGCATTATGAAGAAAAAATTAATTTCGTTTGCCTTAATGCTTGGGATTGCAGGGTTAGTTTTAAGCGGGTGCAGTCAAGGCGGCGGTATTTATGACGGGAAAGGGCAAGTTTATCGAGAAGTAATTCCTCAGGATATGAGCACATTAGATAATGTTTTAGCTACCGATGAAGTATCTTTTAATACTTATAATCAAGTGTTTGAAGGTTTGTATACTTTAGATGGTAAAGATAAGATTCAACCAGGAGTAGCAAAGAGTAAGCCGAAAAAAAGTAACGGTGGTAAAACATTGACGATAGATTTAAGAAAAAATGCCAAATGGTCAAATGGCGATCCGGTTACAGCTAATGATTTTGTTTTTGCTTGGAAAAAAGCTTTAAAACCAGAAACGGCATCTGAATATGCCTATATTATGTATGACTTAAAAAATGCACAAAAAATTAATGAAGGTAAAATGCCTGCCGATAAATTAGGCGTTAAAGCTTTAAATAAATATAAACTTCAAATTGAATTAAATAAACCATTACCATACTTTGAACAAATGCTTGCCTTTGGTACATATATGCCGCAAAATGAAAAAATCGCTAAAAAATATGGTAAGCGATATGGAACAACAGCTAATAAAGTTGTTTATAATGGTCCATTTAAAGTAAAAGACTGGAAAGTAGAAGATAAAATTCTTTTAGAAAAAAACGAAGACTATTGGGATAAAAAAGCAGTTAAGTTAGACAAAGTCAGCTATAAAATTTTAAAAGACCAACAAGCAGGTGCTTCTTTATATGATACAGGTTCTGCTGATGTTACAGAAATAACATCTGAACAAGTAGATAAATATAAAAAGAATCCAGCTTTGTTTAAAAGATTATTTGCTTCTACATTTTTTATAAAATTAAATGAAAAGCAACAGAAAGAATTCAAAAATAAAGACATGCGCTATGCCATTGCACAGTCTATCAATAAAAAAGATTATGTTGATACCGTGTTAAATAATGGTTCGTCACCATTTGATGGATTCACTGCAAAGGAAACGGCTATTCTTAAAGATGGAAAAGATTATGCATCATTAGTGAAATCTCCGCTGAAATATAATACGAATGAAGCTAAATCTCATTTTGAAAAAGCGAAGAAAGCACTTGGAAAAGATAAATTTACTTTCACTTTAAATACCCAAGATACAGCTTCCTCTAAAATTTCAGCACAATTTATCAAATCGCAAATCGAAAAGAATTTGCCAGGGGTAACAATCAATATAAAACAATTACCATTTAAACAACGTGTAACTGCAGAATTATCAATGAATTATTCTATGTCTATATCTGGATGGGGGCCTGATTATCCTGATCCAATGGCATTCTTAGATACTATGACTACTGGAAATGCTCAAAATAATACAGATTGGGGCAGTAAACATTATGATGATATGTTGAAAGAAGCCAATGGTCCTCTTTTAAAGAAACCTGATGAAAGAATAAATAAATTAAAAGACGCCGAAGAATTTATGTTGAGTGAAGCTCCAGTTGCGCCACTTTATCAACAGGGTAGAGCATACTTGAAAAATCCACAAATTAAAGGTGTGGTTTATCACCAAGTTGGTGGCAAGGATTCATTGAAACATGCATATATTGATAAGAGCATCGATAGAGAAACAGGAAAGAAAA
Coding sequences:
- the fabF gene encoding beta-ketoacyl-ACP synthase II, translated to MSKEQRVVITGLGALSPLGNDAQTSWENALKGVNGIDEITRIDTSDYNVHLGGELKDFNIEDYIERKEARRMDRFTQYAVVAAREAVKDAQLDINDTNADRIGVWIGSGIGGMETFEVAHSQLLNRGPRRVSPFFVPMLIPDMATGQVSIDLGAKGPNGSTVTACATGTNSIGEAFKIIQRGDADAMITGGSEAPITHMAIAGFSASRALSTNDDKETACRPFQEGRDGFVMGEGAGVLVIESLESAQARGAEIYAEIVGYGSTGDAYHITAPAPEGEGGSRAMQAAMDDAGIQPKDVQYLNAHGTSTPVGDLNEVLAIKNTFGDAANSLKVSSTKSMTGHLLGATGGLEAIFSALSIRDSKVAPTIHAVTPDPECDLDFVPNEAQDLDITYAMSNSLGFGGHNAVLVLKKFAD
- a CDS encoding MFS transporter gives rise to the protein MRQFNQLSRTLKARMLCDFLLTLSSTAILPFMALYLTTMINAVFTGIFLMTTIIVGFIVSFIGGYVSDHFERKRVISFVHGIYTFCLVVLIITVNMHDIGLILFCTTFFIFTITNSFKMPILEAAVMDAIHPAKREFIYRFFYWMNNIATAIGMLIGAALYAEHRHVLFGLFLVANLISWYAFVFIYDVHQKFANHDSLDSVVKKFVRGYVQVFKDKSYSILVLAFSLVFMAEASLDTYVVVRLQKTFEPLSFLGIEIDGVRIFTSIMIVNTITVVFLTFYINRLVESYSKKVIFLIGMICYTFGYGMITSANTFLLIIVFAFIATIGEIIYSPIYNAERFALTPEDARGVYSSISSLGFTTSKILAQLGLVIGAFLTPWMMSIYTGLIVLIGFILMYLVLFKTSKVPENQK
- a CDS encoding DUF3899 domain-containing protein, translating into MNKYIQWLIWVLFAPLVSLIIWGFKAHTWPNYIDILFIVSMVLFIAGFVVILVQDGVFDATSYGFRRIRYQMAGKKHQKAWKDDEFMNPKQAKRDFYLVEAWAKRITIINALFIFLCLCAILTF
- the opp3b gene encoding oligopeptide ABC transporter permease produces the protein MLRYVLKRFGYMLISLFIIMTITFFLMKLMPGSPFNDAKLSADQKEILNETYGLNDPVIVQYLHYLKNVVTGDFGVSFQYHNQPVWDLIQPRLGPSMEMGLTAMVIGIILGLILGVAAATKQNTWVDYSSTVISVIAVSVPSFVLAVLLQYVFSVRLRWFPVAGWEGISTAVLPSLALSAGVLATVARYIRAEMIEVLSSDYILLARAKGNSMMRVLFGHALRNALIPVITIIVPMLAGILTGTLTIENIFGVPGLGDQFVRSIQTNDFSVIMATTLLFSTLFIVSIFIVDILYGIIDPRIRVQGGKK
- the opp3C gene encoding oligopeptide ABC transporter permease yields the protein MAENREHLHGDYSNAALTHTTDGENAPDFLLVEQDIEREPEIQRESKNFWQDAWSQLRRNKLAVIGMIGLILIIIMALIGPLMSSHDYAEQDVNRRNLPAKIPVLDKVPFLPFDGQGADGTNAYKDAGVKENFWFGTDQLGRDLWSRTWQGAQVSLFIGVVAAALDIFIGVVYGAISGFFGGRIDDIMQRIIEIIASIPNLIVVILFVLIFEPSIWTIILAMAITGWIGMSRVVRGEFLKLKGQEFVLASRTLGASKSKLIFRHILPNTLGAIVVTSMFTVPSAIFFEAFLSFIGIGVPAPKTSLGSLVNDGRAMLLIHPHELFIPALILSLLILFFYLFSDGLRDAFDPKMRK
- a CDS encoding ABC transporter ATP-binding protein; protein product: MAERILEVNDLHVSFDIDAGEVQAVRGVDFYLNKGETLAIVGESGSGKSVTTKALTKLFQGDVGRIKKGRIDFLGEDLVNKPEKELIKLRGKDISMIFQDPMTSLNPTMQIGKQVMEPLMKHRGFNKTQAKKRALEILDMVGLPNAKERFKAYPHQFSGGQRQRIVIATALACEPKVLIADEPTTALDVTMQAQILDLMKELQKKIDTAIIFITHDLGVVANIADRVAVMYGGQMVETGDVDEIFYDPQHPYTWGLLSSMPDLETGTETELVAIPGTPPDLLHPPKGDAFAARSQYALGIDFKEAPPWFQVSPTHFVKSWLLDERSPKVQPPELVVKRQRAMPNKFEHAERVERVAFNEG
- a CDS encoding ABC transporter ATP-binding protein, with translation MKDNQNKDFKETSGALEKQDKIDKEQAEIKEQRQPAEDKEVLVQVKNLKQYFNVGKRNEVRAIENISFDIYKGETFGLVGESGCGKSTTGKALIKLNDATSGEVYYEGVNIQDIKNRKDMLKFNKKIQMIFQDPYASLNPRLKVMDIIAEGIDIHKLAKNTKDRKKRVYDLLETVGLNKEHANRYPHEFSGGQRQRIGIARALAVEPEFIIADEPISALDVSIQAQVVNLLLKLQQEKNITFLFIAHDLSMVKYISDRIAVMHFGKIVEIGSAEEIYNHPLHPYTQSLLSAVPQPDPESERTRTRITYKENAEENPNRSLQEIKPDHYVFVTDQEAEELKQRLEQTV
- a CDS encoding peptide ABC transporter substrate-binding protein, which translates into the protein MKKKLISFALMLGIAGLVLSGCSQGGGIYDGKGQVYREVIPQDMSTLDNVLATDEVSFNTYNQVFEGLYTLDGKDKIQPGVAKSKPKKSNGGKTLTIDLRKNAKWSNGDPVTANDFVFAWKKALKPETASEYAYIMYDLKNAQKINEGKMPADKLGVKALNKYKLQIELNKPLPYFEQMLAFGTYMPQNEKIAKKYGKRYGTTANKVVYNGPFKVKDWKVEDKILLEKNEDYWDKKAVKLDKVSYKILKDQQAGASLYDTGSADVTEITSEQVDKYKKNPALFKRLFASTFFIKLNEKQQKEFKNKDMRYAIAQSINKKDYVDTVLNNGSSPFDGFTAKETAILKDGKDYASLVKSPLKYNTNEAKSHFEKAKKALGKDKFTFTLNTQDTASSKISAQFIKSQIEKNLPGVTINIKQLPFKQRVTAELSMNYSMSISGWGPDYPDPMAFLDTMTTGNAQNNTDWGSKHYDDMLKEANGPLLKKPDERINKLKDAEEFMLSEAPVAPLYQQGRAYLKNPQIKGVVYHQVGGKDSLKHAYIDKSIDRETGKKKKDK